A genomic stretch from Helianthus annuus cultivar XRQ/B chromosome 1, HanXRQr2.0-SUNRISE, whole genome shotgun sequence includes:
- the LOC110885804 gene encoding casein kinase 1-like protein 9, translating to MDNIVGGKFKLGRKIGSGSFGELYLGVNVHSGEEVAVKLEPVKTRHPQLHYESKIYRLLQGGTGIPSLKWFGVDGEYNIMVIDLLGPSLEDLFNYCNRKFTLKTVLMLADQLLNRVEYMHARSFLHRDLKPDNFLMGLGRKANQVYAIDFGLAKKYRDLQTHKHIPYRENKNLTGTARYASVNTHLGVEQSRRDDLESLGYILMYFIRGSLPWQGLKAGNKKQKYDRISEKKVLTPVEVLCKSYPSEFISYFHYCRSLRFEDKPDYSYLKRLFRDLFIREGYQFDYIFDWTVLKYPQIKGRHTSGNAGLNTVTGAERHGRSPGEQDSRALDAFPRRNPGTGGRYEHTRHRTSEDLPSSKEVQADSEKVRSTRNGGTSRYAGHSGTRPSSSGEPTEGPSSRVVSIIGPRTSTHRPMGSETKSSGFSRATRVGREDPLRSFEFLQIRK from the exons ATGGATAATATTGTTGGTGGGAAGTTTAAGCTTGGAAGGAAAATTGGGAGTGGATCCTTTGGTGAACTTTATTTAG GTGTCAATGTTCATAGTGGTGAAGAAGTTGCTGTTAAACTG GAACCCGTCAAGACGAGGCATCCTCAACTTCATTATGAATCAAAAATATATCGGCTTCTCCAAGGAGGAA CGGGAATACCAAGCCTCAAGTGGTTTGGCGTTGACGGAGAGTACAATATAATGGTCATTGACCTTCTTGGACCGAGCCTCGAAGATCTTTTCAATTATTGCAATCGAAAATTCACCTTGAAAACGGTCTTAATGCTTGCAGATCAGTTG TTAAACAGAGTTGAGTACATGCATGCAAGGAGCTTTCTTCACCGTGACTTAAAGCCTGACAATTTTCTTATGGGCCTCGGTCGCAAGGCTAATCAG GTGTACGCGATTGATTTTGGGCTTGCAAAAAAATATAGGGATCTTCAAACTCATAAACACATACCGTATAG GGAAAACAAGAATCTCACTGGCACAGCTCGCTATGCTAGTGTCAACACGCACCTTGGAGTCG AACAAAGTAGGCGGGATGATCTTGAGTCTCTCGGTTATATTCTTATGTATTTTATAAGAGGAAG CCTTCCTTGGCAAGGACTCAAAGCAGGAAACAAGAAGCAGAAATACGACAGAATTAGTGAAAAGAAAGTGTTGACTCCGGTAGAG GTATTATGTAAATCATATCCATCGGAGTTCATATCATACTTTCACTATTGTCGATCACTAAGGTTCGAGGATAAACCCGACTATTCATACCTGAAGAGGCTTTTCCGCGATTTATTCATTCGTGAAG GCTATCAGTTTGATTATATATTTGACTGGACTGTATTAAAGTATCCTCAGATCAAAGGACGG CATACTAGCGGTAACGCAGGATTAAATACTGTAACAGGGGCCGAAAGGCATGGAAGAAGCCCAG GTGAACAGGATTCCCGTGCATTAGACGCGTTCCCCAGGAGAAACCCGGGAACAGGTGGCCGTTACGAACATACACGACACCGCACCTCGGAAGATTTGCCTTCATCAAAGGAAGTG CAAGCTGATTCTGAAAAAGTCCGATCAACTCGAAACGGAGGCACGTCAAGGTACGCGGGTCACTCGGGAACCAGACCAAGCTCATCAGGTGAACCTACAGAAGGCCCGTCAAGCCGGGTTGTGTCAATCATTGGGCCCCGCACATCTACTCATAGACCAATGGGCTCTGAGACGAAATCGTCAGGGTTCAGTCGTGCCACAAGGGTTGGCCGGGAAGACCCGCTTAGAAGCTTTGAGTTTCTCCAAATCAGGAAATAA
- the LOC110885805 gene encoding 60S ribosomal protein L14-2: protein MPFKRYVEIGRIALVNYGKDYGKLVVIVDVIDQNRALVDSPDMVRGQMNFKRLTLTDIKIDIKRVPNKKTLIAAMEAADVKNKWENSSWGRKLIVQKKRASLNDFDRFKIMLAKIKKAGVVRQELAKLKKETA from the exons ATG CCGTTCAAGAGGTACGTTGAGATCGGAAGAATCGCCCTCGTTAACTATGGAAAGGATTACGGAAAGCTCGTTGTGATCGTCGATGTTATCGATCAAAACAGG GCTCTTGTTGACTCTCCTGACATGGTGAGAGGCCAAATGAACTTCAAGAGGCTAACACTTACCGACATCAAAATTGACATCAAAAGAGTTCCAAACAAGAAGACTCTTATTGCTGCTATGGAGGCTGCTG ATGTCAAGAACAAATGGGAAAACAGCTCATGGGGAAGGAAACTCATTGTTCAAAAGAAGAGAGCCTCACTTAACGATTTTGACAGGTTCAAGATCATGTTGGCTAAGATCAAG AAAGCGGGAGTCGTTAGGCAAGAGCTCGCCAAGCTAAAGAAGGAGACCGCTTAA